A portion of the Bubalus kerabau isolate K-KA32 ecotype Philippines breed swamp buffalo chromosome 1, PCC_UOA_SB_1v2, whole genome shotgun sequence genome contains these proteins:
- the SAP30L gene encoding histone deacetylase complex subunit SAP30L — protein MNGFSTEEDSREGPPAAPAAAPGYGQSCCLIEDGERCVRPAGNASFSKRVQKSISQKKLKLDIDKSVRHLYICDFHKNFIQSVRNKRKRKTSDDGGDSPEHDTDIPEVDLFQLQVNTLRRYKRHYKLQTRPGFNKAQLAETVSRHFRNIPVNEKETLAYFIYMVKSNKSRLDQKSESGKQLE, from the exons ATGAACGGCTTTAGCACCGAGGAGGACAGCCGCGAAgggccccccgccgcccccgccgccgccccggGCTACGGCCAGAGCTGCTGCCTCATCGAGGACGGCGAGCGCTGCGTCCGGCCCGCGGGCAACGCCTCCTTCAGCAAGAGAGTCCAGAAGAGCATCTCGCAGAAGAAACTCAAGCTGGACATCGACAAGAGC GTAAGGCATCTGTATATTTGCGATTTCCACAAAAATTTCATCCAGAGTGTACGaaataaaaggaagaggaagacaagTGACGATGGCGGAGATTCTCCTGAGCATGACACTGACATTCCTGAG GTTGATCTGTTCCAGCTGCAGGTGAACACTCTCCGACGTTATAAACGACACTACAAATTGCAGACCAGACCAGGCTTCAATAAGGCCCAGTTAGCAGAA ACTGTCAGCCGACACTTCAGGAACATACCTGTGAATGAAAAGGAGACCCTCGCTTACTTCATCTACATGGTGAAGAGTAACAAGAGTAGACTGGACCAGAAGTCAGAGAGTGGCAAACAGCTTGAGTGA